Proteins encoded by one window of Actinomycetota bacterium:
- the cobO gene encoding cob(I)yrinic acid a,c-diamide adenosyltransferase — MPSAPGRAPRDRALLIVHTGNGKGKSTAAFGMMLRAWAQGYRVGVFQFLKSGKWKIGERAAAEALGGIVWEAMGDGWTWTSRNLEESADLAREGWAEVRRLIESEAFDFLLLDEFTYPMAFGWVDTAEVVSVLVGRPGFQHIVVTGRDAPAELVAAADLVTEMHPVKHPYEEGIKAQRGIEW; from the coding sequence ATGCCCAGCGCGCCCGGGCGGGCCCCCCGGGACCGGGCCCTGCTGATTGTCCATACCGGCAACGGCAAAGGGAAGTCCACCGCCGCCTTCGGCATGATGCTGCGGGCCTGGGCGCAGGGCTACCGGGTGGGCGTCTTCCAGTTCTTGAAGTCAGGCAAGTGGAAGATCGGCGAGCGGGCTGCGGCCGAGGCCCTCGGGGGCATCGTCTGGGAGGCCATGGGCGACGGCTGGACCTGGACCTCCCGGAACCTCGAGGAGTCGGCCGACCTCGCCCGGGAAGGGTGGGCGGAGGTCCGGCGCCTCATCGAGTCCGAGGCCTTCGATTTCCTGCTGCTGGACGAGTTCACCTATCCGATGGCCTTCGGCTGGGTGGACACCGCCGAGGTGGTCTCGGTGCTGGTGGGGCGGCCTGGCTTCCAGCACATCGTGGTGACCGGCCGGGACGCCCCGGCCGAGCTGGTGGCGGCGGCGGACCTGGTGACCGAGATGCACCCCGTGAAGCACCCCTACGAGGAGGGGATCAAGGCCCAGCGTGGCATCGAGTGGTGA
- the leuS gene encoding leucine--tRNA ligase translates to MATVPDSAAPSPAHSPSSTAGVGAADAARYEPQSFEEAWVEAWEASGLHAAPEHPDPARRRYVLEMFPYPSGDMHMGHVENYSIADAIARQWRMKGHQVLHPMGYDAFGLPAENAAIKRGVDPGEWTFANIERMRRSQKRLGFSYDWSRQLASASPDYYRWNQWIFLQLLERGLAYRKTAPVNWCPVDKTVLANEQISAGVCWRCGSVPEVRDLAQWFLKITDYADRLLDDMEILEWSEQVLVQQRNWIGRSRGAEVVFEVRPTGGGPGRSYPVFTTRPDTLWGATFFVVAPEHPFAAELVAGTPDEAPYAAYLEEVRRQTEVERVSSERVRKGYRLPAVAVNPVNGEEIPVWAADYVLMHYGTGAIMAVPAHDTRDFEFARQSGIEIRVVIQPEGVPALDPADMTEASVGPGTMVNSGPFTGTWSDPSTGAGVEQVIAWLVGQGKGKGAVNYRLRDWLVSRQRYWGTPIPIVYCADCGEVPVPYDQLPVLLPEHADYTPTDDAVGPLANATDWVQVPCPACGGPGRRETDTMDTFFDSSWYFLRFCDPQNDTAPFDPDRVAAWCPIDQYVGGIEHAVMHLIYARFFTKAFQDMGLVTFPEPFLRLFNQGSISMGGKAMSKSLGNVVEASVAVERFGADATRLFILFCSPPGAAYDFPADGVEEIGRVAFGWLSRVWRVLSSAEPGAVSPALNLAVHRTVKAVTDDFESFSFNTAIARMMELLNALSKASGPPPREAVEVFLKLLAPIAPFITEELWHRLGHEGSIHLEPWPAYDPAVLAAERVTMVVQVNGKVRDTMDVSADIARAEMEALALGSEKVSRALDGRTPSKVIVVPPRLVNLVLS, encoded by the coding sequence ATGGCAACCGTTCCCGATTCCGCCGCGCCCTCGCCCGCGCACTCGCCCTCGTCCACTGCCGGGGTGGGCGCCGCCGACGCCGCCCGCTACGAGCCGCAGAGCTTCGAGGAGGCCTGGGTGGAGGCTTGGGAGGCGAGCGGCCTGCACGCTGCCCCCGAGCACCCCGATCCCGCCCGCCGGCGCTACGTGCTGGAGATGTTCCCGTACCCGTCGGGCGACATGCACATGGGCCACGTCGAGAACTACTCGATCGCCGACGCCATCGCCCGGCAGTGGCGCATGAAGGGCCACCAGGTGCTGCACCCGATGGGCTACGACGCCTTCGGCCTGCCGGCCGAGAACGCCGCCATCAAGCGGGGCGTGGACCCGGGCGAGTGGACCTTCGCCAACATCGAGCGGATGCGCCGGTCCCAGAAGCGGCTGGGGTTCTCGTACGACTGGAGCCGCCAGCTGGCGAGCGCCAGCCCCGACTACTACCGCTGGAACCAGTGGATCTTCCTCCAGCTCCTGGAGCGTGGGTTGGCGTACCGCAAGACCGCCCCGGTCAACTGGTGCCCGGTGGACAAGACGGTGCTGGCCAACGAGCAGATCTCGGCCGGGGTGTGCTGGCGGTGCGGGTCGGTCCCCGAGGTGCGGGACCTCGCCCAGTGGTTCCTCAAGATCACGGACTACGCCGACCGCCTGCTGGACGACATGGAGATCCTGGAGTGGTCCGAGCAGGTCCTGGTTCAGCAGCGCAACTGGATCGGGCGCAGCCGGGGCGCCGAGGTCGTCTTCGAGGTGCGTCCCACCGGTGGTGGTCCGGGGCGCTCGTACCCGGTGTTCACCACCCGGCCGGACACGCTGTGGGGGGCGACCTTCTTCGTCGTGGCGCCCGAGCACCCCTTCGCCGCCGAGCTGGTGGCCGGGACCCCCGACGAGGCGCCCTATGCCGCTTACCTGGAGGAGGTCCGCCGCCAGACCGAGGTGGAGCGGGTCTCGTCCGAGCGGGTGCGCAAGGGCTACCGCCTGCCGGCGGTGGCGGTGAACCCGGTCAACGGCGAGGAGATCCCGGTCTGGGCCGCAGACTACGTGCTGATGCACTACGGGACCGGGGCCATCATGGCCGTGCCGGCGCACGACACCCGGGACTTCGAGTTCGCCCGCCAGTCCGGCATCGAGATCCGGGTGGTGATCCAGCCTGAGGGGGTCCCCGCACTGGACCCGGCGGACATGACCGAGGCCTCGGTGGGGCCCGGGACCATGGTGAACTCGGGCCCGTTCACCGGCACCTGGTCCGACCCCTCGACCGGCGCCGGGGTCGAGCAGGTGATCGCCTGGCTGGTGGGTCAGGGCAAGGGCAAGGGGGCGGTGAACTACCGGCTGCGGGACTGGCTGGTCTCCCGCCAGCGCTACTGGGGCACGCCGATCCCCATCGTCTACTGCGCGGACTGCGGCGAGGTGCCGGTGCCCTACGACCAGCTCCCCGTGCTCCTGCCCGAGCACGCCGACTACACGCCCACCGACGATGCGGTCGGGCCGCTGGCCAACGCCACCGACTGGGTGCAGGTGCCCTGCCCGGCGTGCGGGGGGCCAGGCCGGCGGGAGACCGACACGATGGACACGTTCTTCGACTCGTCGTGGTACTTCCTGCGCTTCTGCGACCCGCAGAACGACACCGCCCCCTTCGACCCGGACCGGGTGGCGGCCTGGTGCCCGATCGACCAGTACGTCGGCGGCATCGAGCACGCCGTGATGCACCTCATCTACGCCCGCTTCTTCACCAAGGCGTTCCAGGACATGGGCCTGGTGACCTTCCCCGAGCCCTTCCTGCGCCTGTTCAACCAGGGCTCGATCTCGATGGGCGGCAAGGCGATGTCGAAGTCGCTGGGCAACGTGGTGGAGGCATCGGTGGCGGTCGAGCGCTTCGGGGCCGACGCCACCCGCCTGTTCATCCTGTTCTGCAGCCCGCCGGGGGCGGCCTACGATTTCCCGGCCGACGGCGTCGAGGAGATCGGCCGGGTGGCCTTCGGCTGGTTGAGCCGGGTGTGGCGGGTGCTGTCGTCGGCCGAGCCCGGTGCGGTGAGCCCGGCCCTCAACCTCGCGGTGCACCGGACGGTGAAGGCGGTGACCGACGACTTCGAGTCCTTCAGCTTCAACACCGCCATCGCCCGCATGATGGAGCTGCTGAACGCGCTCTCCAAGGCATCCGGGCCGCCGCCCCGGGAGGCGGTGGAGGTGTTCCTGAAGCTGCTGGCGCCCATCGCCCCCTTTATCACCGAGGAGCTGTGGCACCGTCTGGGCCACGAGGGGTCGATCCACCTCGAGCCCTGGCCGGCCTACGACCCCGCCGTGCTGGCCGCCGAGCGGGTGACCATGGTGGTGCAGGTCAACGGCAAGGTGCGCGACACCATGGACGTGTCGGCGGACATCGCCCGGGCGGAGATGGAGGCCTTGGCGCTCGGGAGCGAGAAGGTGAGCCGGGCACTGGACGGACGGACACCCTCGAAGGTGATCGTCGTGCCGCCCCGCCTGGTGAACCTGGTCCTCTCGTAG
- a CDS encoding ATP-binding protein codes for MAHKFCTVAYPSAVVAAAVTFIGLGALTGHWWGGHVAVGALAFWVVACASSNLLPAPVTSDVEVTMAGPVDIAVAYLFPAPLAAAVVLVGSFTEWELRREVHLSHAAFNRAQLALATACAASFLHVKALGPWGVVLAIVGYNALNVVLVAAAQCFWYDTPLSQTLHRIVSPWPSFLGSYLVLGFLGIIFAKVYAMLGWWAVAPFLVPLLFARYALRHSKQLEQSERERAELANRVIDERERERARIAGDMHDLVLQRLAAVQIQADNISSAIKTGHLDQAGVIAGTVKEQVAGAIGDIRTAIADLRRSALDGADLPATLERYARAFQAETAIDVRLDVATVQPGEIPLAVAMLLYECTQEAMTNVVRHAEASHVDVHLRRLGDSVELRVRDDGRGPPGNGSSGLHLGLTLTKDKVALVGGGAWFEGCEEGGAQVVVRIPVRSSE; via the coding sequence ATGGCCCACAAGTTCTGCACGGTCGCATATCCCTCGGCGGTCGTCGCCGCCGCCGTCACCTTCATCGGGTTGGGTGCCCTCACGGGCCACTGGTGGGGGGGCCACGTCGCGGTCGGCGCCCTAGCGTTCTGGGTGGTCGCCTGCGCCAGCTCGAACCTGCTCCCGGCCCCGGTGACCAGCGACGTCGAGGTGACCATGGCGGGACCGGTGGACATCGCCGTCGCCTACCTGTTCCCCGCCCCGCTGGCGGCTGCGGTGGTGCTGGTGGGATCGTTCACCGAGTGGGAGCTGCGCCGGGAGGTGCACCTGTCCCACGCCGCCTTCAACCGGGCGCAGCTGGCCCTGGCCACCGCGTGCGCCGCCAGCTTCCTGCACGTCAAGGCCCTCGGCCCCTGGGGCGTGGTCCTGGCGATCGTCGGCTACAACGCCCTGAATGTGGTGCTGGTGGCCGCCGCGCAGTGCTTCTGGTACGACACGCCGCTCAGCCAGACGCTGCACCGCATCGTCTCGCCCTGGCCCAGCTTCCTGGGGAGCTACCTGGTGCTGGGCTTCCTCGGCATCATCTTCGCCAAGGTCTACGCCATGCTGGGCTGGTGGGCGGTGGCCCCCTTCCTGGTCCCGCTCCTCTTCGCCCGCTACGCCCTGCGCCATTCCAAGCAGCTCGAGCAGTCCGAGCGGGAACGGGCCGAGCTGGCCAACCGGGTGATCGACGAGCGCGAGCGGGAGCGGGCGCGCATCGCCGGCGACATGCACGACCTGGTGCTGCAGCGCCTGGCCGCGGTCCAGATCCAGGCGGACAACATCAGCTCGGCCATAAAGACCGGCCACCTGGACCAGGCGGGCGTCATCGCCGGCACCGTCAAGGAGCAGGTGGCGGGCGCGATCGGTGACATCCGCACCGCCATCGCCGACCTCCGGCGCAGCGCCCTGGATGGGGCCGACCTCCCCGCCACCCTCGAGCGCTACGCCCGGGCCTTCCAGGCGGAGACCGCCATCGATGTGCGCCTGGACGTCGCCACCGTCCAGCCCGGCGAGATCCCCCTCGCCGTGGCAATGCTGCTGTACGAGTGCACCCAGGAGGCGATGACCAATGTCGTGCGCCATGCCGAGGCCTCCCATGTCGACGTCCACCTCCGCCGCCTGGGAGACTCCGTAGAACTACGGGTGCGCGACGACGGCCGGGGGCCGCCGGGCAACGGCAGCAGCGGGCTGCACCTGGGCCTGACCCTCACCAAGGACAAGGTGGCTCTGGTGGGCGGCGGTGCCTGGTTCGAGGGATGCGAGGAGGGAGGAGCGCAGGTGGTGGTCCGGATCCCAGTACGGAGCAGTGAATAG
- a CDS encoding response regulator transcription factor encodes MMPAPDAPPPVRILIAEDHTVLAQALATMLSFDSAFSVVGTVPSGDEAIAHCVELRPDVVLMDYKLRGLNGIEATREIARLAPGTRVLILSMFDNQETVIAAVAAGAAGFLPKNVDREELVRAIHAVAAGKGFLHPEVTMPFLQRIGALAKKADSRQGLTDREQVVLQELALGKTTKEIAGTLVVSEETVKTHLTHIYQKLGVTDRVQAVARALRQGMVR; translated from the coding sequence ATGATGCCCGCCCCCGACGCCCCGCCCCCGGTGCGGATCCTCATCGCCGAGGACCACACCGTGCTGGCGCAGGCGCTCGCCACCATGCTGTCGTTCGACTCCGCATTCAGCGTGGTCGGCACCGTCCCCTCGGGCGACGAGGCGATCGCCCACTGCGTCGAGCTGCGCCCCGACGTGGTCCTGATGGACTACAAGCTCCGGGGGTTGAACGGCATCGAGGCGACCCGGGAGATCGCCCGCCTGGCGCCCGGGACCCGGGTGCTCATCCTGTCGATGTTCGACAACCAGGAGACGGTGATCGCCGCGGTGGCGGCCGGGGCAGCGGGATTCCTGCCGAAGAACGTCGACCGGGAGGAACTCGTCCGGGCGATCCACGCAGTGGCGGCGGGCAAGGGATTCCTGCATCCCGAGGTGACCATGCCGTTCCTGCAGCGGATCGGAGCGCTGGCCAAGAAGGCCGACTCGCGCCAGGGCCTGACCGACCGGGAGCAGGTGGTCCTCCAGGAGCTGGCCCTGGGCAAGACCACCAAGGAGATCGCCGGCACGCTGGTGGTCTCCGAGGAGACGGTGAAGACCCACCTGACCCACATCTACCAGAAGCTGGGGGTGACCGACCGGGTGCAGGCTGTGGCCCGGGCTCTCCGCCAGGGGATGGTCCGGTAA
- a CDS encoding cation diffusion facilitator family transporter, translating into MRRAALASLAAATGLVIVKLAAAAASGSLALLSVAADSGLDAMVTGLTLFAVSVAARPPDADHPYGHGKAENVAAMVEAVALLLLSVGIAREAILRLTRPAPPVDAAWYTFAVMGLAILVDLTRSQGLARAGRRHNSPALLADAVHFRADLLTSVVVLAGLLAVRLGHPGADAAGGFLIAAYVGFSSVRLGKRSIDALMDRTPAGAVGRIRRAAETIEGVEEVRRVRVRYAGGQPQTDIVVGVSRTLPLEVAHTLTEEVEDAVRSVEPGADVIVHVEPLADETVVAEQVLSIAGRHPDVHQVHNVFVAHHDDGLHIALHAKFPSTMALAEAHALAEALEADIAGEVGALQRVARVDTHLEPLEDPAAPGVDVTAAQAELVASVTAVAEAQPQVRNCHEVVVTNSRDALSVLMHCEAAAGLPVSEVHDAATAIEGEVHRRWPAVERVTVHFEPLED; encoded by the coding sequence GTGCGGCGAGCCGCGCTCGCCTCCCTGGCGGCAGCAACCGGTCTGGTGATCGTCAAGCTGGCCGCCGCCGCCGCCAGCGGCAGCCTGGCGCTGCTCTCGGTCGCGGCCGACTCCGGACTCGACGCCATGGTCACCGGGCTGACGCTCTTCGCGGTCTCGGTGGCGGCCCGCCCGCCGGACGCCGACCACCCCTACGGCCACGGCAAGGCGGAGAACGTCGCCGCCATGGTGGAGGCCGTCGCCCTGCTGCTGCTGTCGGTCGGCATCGCCCGGGAAGCCATCCTGCGGCTCACCCGCCCGGCGCCTCCCGTCGACGCCGCCTGGTACACCTTCGCGGTCATGGGGCTGGCGATCCTGGTCGACCTGACGCGGTCGCAGGGCCTCGCCCGGGCGGGCCGCAGGCACAACAGCCCCGCCCTCCTGGCCGACGCCGTGCACTTCCGGGCCGACCTGCTCACCTCGGTCGTGGTCCTCGCCGGCCTGCTGGCCGTGCGCCTGGGCCATCCCGGGGCGGACGCCGCCGGCGGCTTCCTCATCGCTGCCTACGTGGGCTTCTCCAGCGTCCGGCTGGGCAAGCGCAGCATCGATGCCCTCATGGACCGGACCCCGGCGGGGGCGGTCGGGCGGATCCGGCGGGCGGCGGAGACCATCGAGGGCGTGGAGGAGGTTCGCCGGGTCCGGGTGCGCTACGCCGGGGGCCAGCCCCAGACCGACATCGTGGTCGGGGTGTCGCGGACCCTCCCTCTGGAGGTGGCGCACACCCTCACCGAGGAGGTGGAGGACGCGGTGCGCTCGGTGGAGCCGGGGGCCGACGTCATCGTCCACGTCGAGCCGCTGGCGGACGAGACGGTGGTAGCCGAGCAGGTCCTGTCGATCGCCGGCCGCCACCCCGACGTGCACCAGGTGCACAACGTCTTCGTGGCCCACCACGACGACGGGCTGCACATCGCCCTGCACGCCAAGTTCCCGTCCACGATGGCTCTGGCCGAGGCGCACGCCCTCGCCGAGGCACTGGAGGCCGATATCGCCGGGGAGGTCGGCGCACTGCAGCGCGTCGCCCGGGTGGACACCCACCTGGAGCCCCTGGAGGATCCGGCGGCCCCGGGCGTGGATGTCACCGCCGCACAAGCCGAGCTGGTGGCCTCGGTCACCGCGGTGGCCGAGGCGCAGCCGCAGGTGCGCAACTGCCATGAGGTGGTGGTGACCAACTCCCGAGATGCCCTGTCGGTGCTGATGCACTGCGAGGCGGCTGCCGGGCTCCCGGTCAGCGAGGTCCACGACGCGGCCACCGCCATCGAGGGCGAAGTGCACCGGCGCTGGCCCGCGGTCGAGCGGGTGACGGTGCACTTCGAGCCACTTGAGGATTAA
- the hisS gene encoding histidine--tRNA ligase — MEQPNTKPPSGMRDFLPGEVQARARVLSAVQRVFESYGFAPLETPALERLEILQGKYGEEGDRLIFKVAQRGARAGEDPDLALRYDLTVPLARVVAEYGDKLGKIFKRYHIAPVWRADRPGRGRFREFRQCDIDVVGPSFGLADAEVIQVVTDALAAVGLTGFEVRLNSRKVLQGLMEAFGIASGLEAGVLTALDKVDKVGWDGVGAELVAERGLDQAAAAALTDAARDVGEVRRVVAERSAVGREGLAEVDAIAEALPGRTVFSPHLARGLAYYTGPIFETYVEGFPSAIASGGRYDGLVGMFAGRQIPAVGGSLGIERILLLVAAEPGAVTSPARVLVTVWDAGARVSSMVLAADLRAMGIPAEVYLGDDRMGEQLGYASSRAIPFAVIQGPRERDRGVVAVRDLATRTQAEMAPGALAGYLKA; from the coding sequence GTGGAGCAGCCCAATACCAAGCCGCCGTCGGGGATGCGGGACTTCCTCCCCGGCGAGGTCCAGGCCCGCGCCAGGGTCCTGTCGGCCGTGCAGCGGGTCTTCGAGTCCTACGGCTTCGCCCCGCTGGAGACCCCCGCGCTGGAGCGCCTGGAGATCCTGCAGGGCAAGTACGGCGAGGAGGGCGACCGCCTCATCTTCAAGGTGGCCCAGCGGGGCGCCCGGGCGGGCGAGGACCCCGACCTCGCCCTGCGCTACGACCTGACGGTGCCCCTGGCCCGGGTGGTGGCGGAGTACGGCGACAAGCTGGGGAAGATCTTCAAGCGCTACCACATCGCCCCGGTGTGGCGCGCCGACCGCCCGGGCCGGGGGCGGTTCCGGGAGTTCCGCCAGTGCGACATCGACGTCGTCGGCCCTTCCTTCGGCCTGGCGGACGCCGAGGTGATCCAGGTGGTGACCGACGCCCTGGCGGCGGTGGGCCTTACCGGCTTCGAGGTGCGCCTCAACTCCCGCAAGGTGCTGCAGGGGCTGATGGAGGCGTTCGGGATTGCGTCTGGCCTGGAGGCCGGTGTCCTCACCGCTCTGGACAAAGTAGACAAGGTGGGCTGGGACGGGGTGGGCGCCGAGCTGGTGGCCGAGCGGGGCCTGGACCAGGCTGCCGCGGCGGCCCTCACCGACGCCGCCCGGGATGTGGGTGAGGTCCGCCGTGTGGTGGCCGAACGGTCGGCAGTGGGCCGGGAGGGCCTGGCCGAGGTGGACGCCATCGCCGAGGCCCTGCCTGGCCGGACCGTGTTCAGCCCGCACCTGGCCCGGGGGCTGGCCTACTACACCGGCCCGATCTTCGAGACCTATGTCGAAGGCTTCCCCTCGGCCATCGCATCGGGGGGCCGGTACGACGGGCTGGTGGGCATGTTCGCCGGGCGGCAGATCCCGGCGGTGGGCGGCTCGCTGGGCATCGAGCGGATCCTCCTGCTGGTGGCAGCCGAGCCCGGGGCGGTGACCTCCCCCGCCCGGGTGCTGGTCACCGTGTGGGACGCCGGTGCCCGGGTGTCCTCGATGGTCCTCGCCGCCGACCTGCGTGCGATGGGCATCCCCGCCGAGGTGTACCTGGGCGATGACCGCATGGGCGAGCAGCTGGGCTACGCCTCGTCCCGGGCGATCCCCTTCGCCGTCATCCAGGGGCCCCGGGAGCGCGACCGTGGGGTGGTGGCGGTGCGGGATCTCGCCACCCGCACCCAGGCGGAGATGGCGCCCGGGGCGCTGGCGGGGTACCTGAAGGCATGA
- a CDS encoding TetR/AcrR family transcriptional regulator yields the protein MRSRLSRDERRRRLLEAAREVFGEKGYRKTEVEEIVRRAGVTKPMLYRHFPGGKAEIYMEVLDEHLSRLLGKLSEAMNSTDLPLEGLRRGIDAYLRFAQENPEAFHLLAETTPELDAGIVDRLREVRTSIARGLADSIGAVLAEAGLPTEGAPVYAHVLLGGVESVVSWWLDNGSLERSAVVSHLLTLLWRGFDGLPRGGQRLRLELSRLGDLATVAQLGA from the coding sequence ATGAGATCACGCCTTTCCCGGGACGAACGCCGGCGGCGCCTATTGGAGGCCGCCCGGGAGGTCTTTGGCGAAAAGGGCTACCGGAAAACGGAAGTCGAAGAGATTGTCCGCCGGGCGGGCGTGACGAAACCGATGCTCTACCGGCACTTCCCGGGCGGGAAGGCGGAGATCTACATGGAGGTGCTCGACGAACACCTCTCCCGCCTGCTGGGAAAGCTGTCGGAAGCGATGAACTCCACGGACCTTCCGCTGGAGGGCCTCCGGCGGGGCATCGACGCCTACCTCCGCTTCGCCCAGGAGAACCCGGAGGCCTTCCACCTCCTCGCCGAGACCACGCCGGAGCTGGACGCCGGCATCGTCGACCGCCTGCGCGAGGTGCGCACCTCGATCGCCCGGGGCCTGGCGGACTCCATCGGGGCCGTGCTGGCCGAGGCCGGCCTGCCTACCGAGGGGGCGCCGGTGTACGCCCACGTGCTGCTGGGGGGCGTCGAGTCCGTGGTGTCGTGGTGGCTGGACAATGGCTCACTGGAGCGCTCCGCGGTGGTCTCCCACCTGCTCACCCTGCTCTGGCGGGGTTTCGACGGGCTGCCCCGGGGCGGGCAGCGCCTGCGCCTGGAGCTCTCCCGGTTGGGTGACCTCGCCACCGTTGCCCAGCTGGGCGCCTGA
- a CDS encoding sigma-70 family RNA polymerase sigma factor: MDKLQVKVQRVPAKVQLAAQWSETAFREVYSRYIRPVNAYILRRVRNHHDAEDLTAQVFVQALDHLDPAKDGDEVASWLFTSARNATANHARRRRYVVSVEEIPEAADESEDPGEIVLDEEMLERVLDAIAELPEERRRALVLRFVEQLPHAEIAEVLGRTETSARVLLHRTIAHLRKEVS, translated from the coding sequence ATGGACAAACTTCAGGTGAAGGTGCAGCGCGTCCCGGCGAAGGTGCAGCTGGCCGCCCAGTGGAGCGAGACGGCGTTTCGAGAAGTCTACTCCCGCTACATCCGCCCCGTGAATGCCTACATCCTTCGTCGCGTGCGCAACCACCACGACGCCGAGGACCTCACGGCGCAGGTGTTCGTGCAGGCCCTGGACCACCTGGACCCGGCCAAGGACGGTGACGAAGTCGCCTCGTGGCTGTTCACCTCCGCCCGCAATGCCACCGCCAACCACGCCCGCAGGCGCCGGTACGTGGTCTCGGTCGAGGAGATCCCCGAGGCGGCGGACGAGTCCGAGGACCCGGGCGAGATCGTGCTGGACGAGGAGATGCTCGAGCGGGTGCTGGACGCCATCGCCGAGCTGCCTGAGGAGCGCCGCCGGGCCCTCGTCCTGCGCTTCGTCGAGCAGCTCCCCCACGCCGAGATCGCCGAGGTGCTGGGTCGCACCGAGACCTCGGCCCGCGTGCTGCTGCACCGCACCATCGCCCACCTGCGCAAGGAGGTCTCGTAA
- a CDS encoding ACP S-malonyltransferase — translation MAPTKPVADLVFDQDAGHPGRLVGWMFPGQGSQRPGMAAGLDACGDLFAAAKELLEADLARLCTAVPNPGWPGDLLQPALYSTAVGALRALSSRGACPDAVVGHSLGEYAALTAAGALSFEDGLALVFLRGKGMLSAAQINPGGMAAVIGLDGAAIEALCAGIDGVWVANRNSPGQTVISGLDAPLAQAAEACREAGARRVVRLDVPIAGHCPLMASAAAELEEALATVELHEPVCPFYSGVDARPHTDPAEIKALLVQAMTSPVRFSETLRAMQDAGIGALVEVGPARVLCGLAKQSVPQMSTTSVGSDADAESYVASTGDPVTAGNEPGERVTVDD, via the coding sequence ATGGCCCCCACCAAGCCGGTGGCTGACCTCGTCTTCGACCAGGACGCCGGGCACCCGGGGCGCCTCGTCGGCTGGATGTTCCCCGGGCAGGGCTCGCAGCGCCCGGGGATGGCCGCCGGCCTGGATGCCTGCGGCGACCTGTTCGCCGCCGCCAAGGAGCTGCTCGAGGCCGACCTCGCCCGCCTGTGCACCGCCGTCCCCAATCCCGGCTGGCCGGGAGATCTCCTGCAGCCCGCCCTGTACTCCACGGCAGTCGGTGCCCTGCGGGCGCTGTCCAGCCGGGGGGCCTGCCCGGACGCCGTGGTGGGCCACAGCCTGGGCGAGTACGCCGCCCTGACCGCCGCCGGGGCGCTCAGCTTCGAGGATGGGCTGGCTCTGGTGTTCCTGCGGGGCAAGGGCATGCTCTCCGCCGCCCAGATCAACCCGGGCGGCATGGCTGCGGTCATCGGGCTCGACGGGGCCGCCATCGAGGCCCTCTGCGCCGGCATCGACGGGGTGTGGGTGGCCAACCGCAACAGCCCCGGCCAGACGGTGATCTCCGGGCTCGACGCCCCGCTCGCCCAGGCCGCCGAGGCCTGCCGGGAGGCGGGCGCCCGCCGGGTGGTGCGCCTCGACGTTCCCATCGCCGGCCACTGCCCGCTGATGGCGTCGGCGGCGGCCGAGCTGGAGGAGGCCCTCGCCACCGTGGAGCTGCATGAGCCGGTCTGCCCTTTCTACTCGGGGGTCGACGCCCGGCCGCACACCGACCCGGCCGAGATCAAGGCGCTGCTGGTGCAGGCGATGACCTCGCCGGTGCGCTTCTCCGAGACCCTCCGGGCGATGCAGGACGCCGGCATCGGGGCCCTGGTCGAGGTGGGCCCCGCCCGGGTGCTCTGCGGCCTGGCCAAGCAGTCGGTTCCCCAGATGTCCACCACCTCGGTCGGCAGCGACGCCGATGCCGAGTCCTACGTTGCATCCACTGGCGACCCCGTGACCGCCGGAAACGAGCCGGGAGAGAGGGTGACCGTCGATGATTGA